Part of the Vanessa atalanta chromosome 1, ilVanAtal1.2, whole genome shotgun sequence genome is shown below.
gatacatGTAACAAAGTTTTCATAACTATATTAGCCATACATAGTGTAAAGTTTGGATTCCCGGGTTAATCtgaatgcaatttatttttacaaaaacctattttatataattaagttcttTAGTAAATAATCAACTTACATAAAGATAATCACAGTAATAGTAATCGTTCCATATGTCcaataaaaaatcgaaaaattaaTTGCTATGATACAAATTGATATGTGCAAACTTTTCCACTCATGAATTTGCAATAATCAtatcaattttgataattattggatatgtcatttaaaataaatattccgcTCCATCTTCATTCGACTATGTCTAGTTGGTCATATATACTGGCATCATTTACCCTTTAAATGCCTAAACTTAGATATTGGCCGAGTCAGTTGCCACCACTGTAAAGGGgtaatatattatgcatgtataacacaaaatattatattttgcttcATAGTACTGCATCTGTAGCTGCAGTTTCATTGATAGGATATCAATAACCAAATGAAGAAGAAGAGTTCTTAGTGGTAATAATTTCTGtaccatattaaatttatctgtaATAATCTTGGATAGCAGTATTGTTGTTCAAAtagaatgattattaataattaaacttaactaTTGATctcaataataaacacaaaatgagttattattaattacttctgTCATTCCTGTATAAAagctgattattttaattaagttaaatcttaaattgataatttaatcattaaattactCATCAGGTTAGCAGTAGAAGAACTCCTACGAGAAGCAGTTCAAGGTGCTGCAAGGGCTGAAATAGTTGGTCCCTCAGGTTGGATAAAAGCACCACAGCAAAAAACTAATAAACGATTTCTAGTCAATACCCTTAGACATGCTGTGAGTTCCAATAGATCCTATACAACACGTAGTACTCAtagaaatacatacaataaatctCCCAAAAATGACCGGAAACCAGAACTCCCTATCAAAAAAGATAGATCAAAAAGAAAGTGTTAATATGGCAGAATATGATGttgaaagtataataaataaaattgttaacaaCAATGAAACAAATTGGACACCACAGGAAAAAATGCCactaataattaaagaaatagatCAACTTAAATTAGATGTAAGAACATATTTAGATAATTGTGATTATGATGTAGCGGCTCTATTAAATGAAGGCGCTGAATTATGTGCCGATAGTAAAGCTTTAGTTAATGAAATGGAAACATGTAAAAAGGAAATTGAAGATGAAACAATGGCCGAAATTCTCAAGTCTCTCGAGAGTCATGACCAAATTGCCAAAGAATTACAGTCTGTCAATTATGCTATGAATATCATAGTTGACATTATAAAATGCAGTGAATATCTAAGGGAATTCAATGAAGGTAGAGAAGCACAAAGCTATTCAAAAGCCATAGAGGCCGTTGATGACTTACTTGAGTTCATTGAAACAGCTGCGGATGGTTTCAAACAATTAGAAGTTTAtgtcaatacaaaaaatacagcCAAATTAATTTTCGACACTCTTTTGCATGATTTGAATCAAGAATGGAGCCGAATGGTATCATTTAGTTGCAAGCCTGGACCTcgtaaaacagtttttaatttcaacattacATTAGACAATTCAGAGGCTTCGAAAGATATTCTAATCGCTCTAGACAAAAGTAACGGTTTGGTTCATAAAATTTCGGAGTTCGCTGAATTTCTTAAGAGAGAAGTTATCatagaaatcttaaaaaatgacaGTTCATTCTACGCAGAAACAGAAAACACGGCAACGGTAACGATAcatcataaacaaaatcaattgCCTCATTACCGTGTTCCAATTTCAAACATAAGGTTATTGTTTCGTTTTCTcaacgataaatttaaattaaaatttaaaaatgataaaactatAATGAAAATACTAGGGAACTTTATAAGCAAAGACATTTGCGATATGATGATAAAATACTGTTTAATACATACTATACCAAATAACATGAACGACCTCCAATGTTATACCAACATAACaacagaaatacaaaattttcaaatttttctaatagctataaaaatatttcccgAAACAGGCGTAACACTCTTGAAATACATGGACGATATTGACGTTTTATTTGCATATAGATCAAGTGAACACTTTTTGGACACAGCAAGGACAATTATGCTCAAGGATTTAAGTGTAACGATGTCTATCGGTGTCGAAAAGATTCCAGAAGAATCTACGCCTTCAGAAAACTTTTCGGGTGATAGCCATACAGCGGAAGCCCTTGAAATATTTGGAAAGACTTTACCGCATAGCCTGTTCTATTTTCCAAGATGTATGATATCCAAAACCGCACAAGAACTGTTAGATTTAGTCTACGTTATAATGGAGCAAGCTGTGCAGTGCCAGGGAATTGTagctaaaaaaatgtattacactgtaagatttatatttgaacTTTACGATGCGGTTGTTCCTTACAGccatgaaaattatttacagaCAATCCCACAATATGTCGGTAGgttgtatgaatttattttatttaaattaagcgcatttttatttagatacatGTGTTTCAATTTGCATTTCTTCTGAAAGTCACCAACAATTATATGTTTTCATTCACGAAGGCgcgaaatttacatttaattaattattatccgCGCTTATTACTACGAGTGAGTAACGCTCATACTTACGAGTGTGACAGAAAAACACGGCAAAAAAATGCGGATTAgagtttatttcttaattttatttttattagaactcTGATTCGTGAGTGACCAGATCTATATACGAGACACtataataggttttttttagttattctttaatttttctttagtttatttacagctttataataataattaaaaatacttattttataaaaattacattatatttagtaatgtatttttaatatttgttacttatatTTCAGCTTTATTCCATAACAATTGTATGTACCTTGCGCACAATCTACAGACCTTGGGTGATAAATGGTTGTGTTTGATGGAAGGTCAAGAATTAGGGTATGCAATTGGATTCATAGACTTGGTCCAGAAACTCAGGGAGTTAGGCTACAGACATCTCGCTATGCACATGCAGCAACAGAGGAAACAAATTCTAGACAATATACGTTCTTCaggttagttttatattttaaatagtatataatgtaaCGAGGAACGTgtctaaagataaatatttacctacttagaaaaaataaatgttacaaatattttacaatataagcaACAGTGTGAAACATCTAACGTCATGTCACGTGGGTCAAAACAAACAGTTCATGGGTCAAACAGGTCACGTGTCTTAACACTATCTATACTCATATAAACTACAAGGACATAGGTTCCTTTTTTTTGCCAACCACTAAAACGCGAGTGACTCCGCGGCTGACAACCAGTATGATACAATGATAGTATGAAACAACTTATGCGATGCGGTGAACTGACTGTGCGACTACAGTGTTTTCGATGTTTCACATCTGCCAGGCGACCCGCAACCACTTATTTCTTGACttcatatttatcattttcttGAGCTATTCTTTTCTTGAAAAAGTTTTGGAATTTTCTTTCATATAATGCCTTGCCTTGTCTGTAAGTTTCGGTTGAAACGTAGTTTTTTTACATCAATTATCAAATCAATATCAACCTTACAATTAAACTATAAGCctaaaaaaattttaacaaaccaAAAGTTCTGGatatatatttgttgatatttcAGATTTAAACTGCATCGTCGTAAAAGATGTACTAGGTGAAAATGCGGAAGCAGCGGTCAGGCAATGTCTTAGGCAGCTGCAACTATTGAAGAATGTCTGGATCGGTGTTTTTCCATCCAATGTGTTTAcgaggtaaaatattttataccaagaAAGAAAAGTGTATCTTTTACTGATAATTATTATGACGAAGGAAGGCGAAGTTTGGAAGAACTAAAGTATCCGTCACgagaagctataaattatgtaaacaaacatcttttactaagtaaacattttatactgcgagataataataaattgaccatATTCAATCGACATGAAATATAGACGGGTTATATGAAAGTAAcaacctatttaatttagtcggaTCATATTTTAACGACGCAAAGCGCTATCGTTTGTGTTTTTTGGTACCGGAACGCGTCCGTCGCAGGGATTGTAAACTATCgggacgccattttgaaataaacgcgTCTTCGAGTTTCGAATGCGTACGAGTTTGTTTCATTGCTTTGCATATATCGCGGATCtggttattgttaattttacttatgaatctgacgaataattattcttaaataatatttgttacttaataatttattaaatcttaaacaaattcatttttttttgttggttcAAATGTTGTGAACTCTTTTGTAAAAAAGTGTGAacacttgtttacaaaatttatagcttCTCATGACGGTtactttagatatatttatttacattacaaaataaataatgaaatgaaataaaaacaacgaAAAGTGAAGTGAACAGTTATACattatgtaagaaaaaataaaatggaatagcAAACTGAACTATACACTACATTAACATTTGTATCTCtaagaaaaacttttttttttagattaatggCAACACTAGTGAATATGTTCGTCGACGAGCTCATACATCGAGTGTGTACCGTTGAAGACATATCCATGGAGATGGCCACTCAGCTCACTGAAATGTACACACTTGTAGTCCAAAAGACACCACAGATGTTTCAAGTATGTTTATTTCTAGTATTAATtagtaatcaatattttttacgaaattaagtatttaaacaaTGTATGTAAAAGGTACTACTGGTAAAGGCCTCTGGTATCCATTTAAAACGTATAAATCTTTCgcctttttaattatgatacttaaataattttctttttcagaATTCATCAGATGTTGAGAAGTACGTTAAATCGTGGGTTAAACTGCAAGAATTAATTTTCGTTCTTGGCGGCTCACTAAAGGATATAGAAAACCATTGGAAAGATGGAACTGGTCCTCTGGCAGTGAACTTTGAAGTCGAAGAATTAAGAAGTCTCATCAAAGCCCTATTCCAAAACACGCAATTTCGCGCcaatttattgtcaaaaataaaatagtgttgttttattgtagtcactatgtttaatataatattatgtgtttaatggtttttgtaatttaaatataaccctACAAGTTTAATGTTTCTCCTATAATTTTAGATTACAGGTTATATGCCTAGGCCGTCTTTCACATTCTAGGTACTTTCTTTAATACAATGGTTTAAAATACTTaagagtatatttaatattatttctcataTTTGCAAACCACTCAACAATGAACTAAATCCCGTGTATATATCGGGCTTCTATTTATCATCGGGCGTAGGTgtgcatattattatttacgatgtTGTAAATGGTGATGTAGTTAGGAATGGTAGGTCttacaaaaaagtaaataattattttcgtagaTAATGATCTACAGCTTTTATGGTAGCACTCACCGTTTACgagaaaattgtaaaaaactatACTTTTGACCAACCGGTAGGTACGCTAAGACCTGTTTGGTACAGAATTCTTCCTTATTTCTACCAGACTAAAATGTCTTAAATTCTTTGTCGAAATTGTATATTCTTTGTTCTGATAAAATGTAGATAACACATTCTTGAAACTGATCTTTaagatttgaatattttagaagCTTGCAACTCTGATCGGATCTATCACTTAAGTgacagaattaatttaaatgtaaaaattgcgagacaaaaattttatttacatttttttaaattgcagttaaataattaatagttaatagtaaaatgaaaatatgaatGCAATTAAATTGTTTGTGCAGCGCAGATATCCTAGCTTCCTAGTTTATCGTACTGCCactacaaaaaagaaaatacatgaTCCCCGAGAAGAGGAAAAGTTACCAAGTAAAATCATTACTATTTATTTGACTTTAGATTTCTTACGAAGATTATTTAcgaatttattcgttttaattccttcgaataattttattctctatttatttgtaggttattttcattatttataatgaacgaaaattaactttaattgtaaatattaccgacacattgttaaatttaatgtttacttaaatgttaaaatattttttttagtttttcaatATCCAGTAAGCAAAAGTTCTGATAGAAGAGTTTATGTATGGGGATTAGCAGAAACTGGTGCTCTCGGCATACACATGCCGAGGAGCAAAAAGACAGGCAAGAAATCTTACAGAAACAACTTTACCTTTGTCACATATCCAAAGAGATCTAGCTTTTGCGAAAGATTTGATGTGAGTATCAATAGACAAGAATTATTGGATATAttattgaaagtatttatatagttcattgcaaaataatttatgctACTTTTCACcaatgaaaatcaataaatatcaaattatcagTATACTTTTGTCATTAAGTGTtatcaaatgtaattaattatcaatacaattttaatatataaaatactaacagAGTTTCTATTAATCTtggcttaaatttataaaactaaaaacctatgaacattatataaatttacatttgaatttactCGCTGACACTGTCATTAGGAAAAATGAAGTTGATATAAAGTTCACTCTATTTTTGCATCTTGAAAGTATTCTGAATAatcatagttatattataataatcatactaTGTCCTACGTAACATGGTTGCCTGGCAGAGATCGCtgcttagcgataaggccgccaattgtatatgtatgtgtacaataaagaaataaaatagtttaataatagaCATTAAAAGTATGTCTGTTTCTTTGTTCACTTTAAGACAACttattacaaagtaaattaaaaaattgttaaagacCATCTGaaacatactattaatatttcagGTCACAAAAATAGCTTGCGGTTATGGTTTCACAGTGGCAGCAGTTAAAACAAGTGAGCAGCACAAAGTTTTTGGGACTGGCATCAATACAGATTCACAGATTGGTTATCATGCACCTAGGATTGGTAAACCTTTGGAGATGTTGCTAAGTCCTGCACCTATTTATATACCATATACTTCATTAGAGACTAAGGTAAGAGATAAAATCATAAGGTAAGGATACCTATATCCAATTAATTCATTTGATATTTGCAATGTTACattattgtgatatatttttttttattataaacatgttaTGGTAGACACAGTATATGTGCATGTAAATTCTTTGACTAATATTttgtgtaaacattttaatattttctattattataagattGGAATATGTGCTTAAGACAATACTGTCTCTAGATACATATAATGTgcatagacaaaaataatttgttttaatttatatttaaataaatttacaaacctTGCTGGTTTAACCCTTAAAAGAGGACAAGGTCTATATTAAACCTGAATTCATTATCTTTTAGATTACAGGACTAGCAGCCGGTAGAGCACATACTCTTATACTGACTGATAATGAAGGTGTTTATACATTAGGTAACAATGCATATGGACAATGTGGTAGAAAAATAAATGCTAATGAGGAATATAGAGGCAGTATGGCTtcccataacataaaaaagctaGGAAAGGAAAAAATTGTTGACATTTGTTGTGGACAAGACCATAGGTAAAGTAAACAAGATGAAACAATATTTGttcatttaacaattttactataatatgaTAAGCGCACCTGCAATATTGCAGACATTAGATGAATGAGAGATGTTTAAACATTACAACTAAACTTGCGAAAATTCTGTCTGTGTTATGATTTGAGTTACAATTACAAAGAAGCAAATGTAACAAGATTTATACAATAGGattcaaagttaaatataaattaataatgtttgtcACTTTCAGTCTCTTCATCACGGAATCAGGAAACGTATATTCATGTGGGTGGGGAGCTGATGGTCAGACAGGTCTTGGTACATATGAAAATCAAGGCTTTCCAGCTGCTGTTAAGGGAGACATTACTAGTGAAAAGATAGTCAAAGTTGCTTCTACTGCTGATTGTGTACTTGCATTGAATGGtaactttatatttgtataaaaaattgaataaattaaattttagtgaacttcattaaaataacttagttaagcaatttataaatgtatcgttTGCAATGGTTTGCGTTAGTATGATTAAGTATGTGTGAGACAACTAAGgcagaaaaaatatacaaattagattgtttctttattttattaaaatgacaataatttacTGTGGTGCATGCCCCACGCCTTCAAGGTTGAGTAGAATGATACACTATTGTTAGATGTAACAAAAACTAAACATTGTTTATAAGTAAGGCTGTTTAGTTAAGTGGTGaggttgatattttgttttattttttccagaTAAAGGTGAACTTTTTGGATGGGGAAATTCAGAATATGGACAGGTACCAATGGCTACAAATCAGCAACAAGTAAACATGTCATACGCCTTAGTTAAATTTACCAAAGGCTTAGGAAAGATTGTAGATGTAGCGGCTGGTGGTTCCTTTTGTCTCATATGTAATGGTAAGTGATAGGAACTATATggtaaaatacttattatatttatatatgacagaacaaaaaatatagttttttttttaagacaaacattgttaataataattatcaaaactaATGTAATACCAATGATATGAATAATATTGATTGTTCTAGATTTTTGTATGACTTgattaatgcatttttttttttagaacatgGTGATGCCTTTGTTTGGGGCTTTGGTTTATTAGGACTTGGACCCAACGTGCAGCATGCTAAAGAGCCCAAGCAAATACCAACACCACTGTTCGGGAGGAATGAATTTAATCCCGAACAAATGGTGACAAATGTTGCATGTGGTATTGGACATTTGGCAGCAGTAACAAATAATGGAGATCTTTACATGTGGGGTAGAAATAGACATGGCTGTTTAGGCTTAGGCCATGGGAAGGATCAACATTTTCCTCTCAAAATAAGTATTGGTGCTCATGTGTTGTCAGTGGATTGTAGTGTTGATCATACTATTGCAATGTGTCAGCCCTTTACATagtcaatgtttttatatttatttaagatagttatttctatataatagataaaagatgtagttttatttacacCCTTTTATCATTTTACTTCATCTTCCTTTccttcatcaaatattctactgccaaatggCTTATTGAtttattctggtttgaaggatctGTGAGCTAGTGTTACTGCTTttacgagggacataacatcttagctcctgaggttggtggtacattggctatgtaaggaatggttaatatttcttacagcacaaGCGTCTTTGGCAGTGGTAAACTATTTGCTCAtcagtttttgtatatttaagagAAAAGATCACTATATAGATACAATTGCAACACAGGTTAAAAGAAATGTCTTTACATAGTCCATTATGTTAATTAagcttaaacatttattttcatgatTATAGTATGGTGAAATTGTACAATACTATCTATAGTCCTAATAATTATACACCAAATATGAGAGTATATAACATTGTATTACACATTACTTAGACAGTTAATTTTACTCAAAACTTATTAAAGATTTTgaagttcaaattatttttagtccttgtttttttatataacacaactCACAGTAAGTGTTCATTGCAACTTGAGATATTGAAGGAGAAAGCTGCAACACAAGTATCATACCAGTGCTCCAAGCTTTCCACTTCAATACCACATTAACTATTGTTTGCACTCGTCATGAAAGGGTTCAAGCGTGCGGAAGTCACGCCAGGCTGGGGGTAACATGGAAGTATGATGTAGATGACATCCACATCGTTTACATGGCTCACTGAAAAGGTTTACGTAACTGTGGAGCCAAGTCATAAATGATCGGACTGCGAGCTCAGGCAAAGTTGGTGAATAAAAGTGTAACATGGCAGCATGAGCATTTTCAGTAACTTTTCGGAAAACATGGTGTCTGGACTCCGTCCACAAATCAAGAGTCTCGCCGTAACCTTTCACCATCACCCATTCCATTAGCAAGCTTTTGAAAGCAACAACAGCTTTTAGAACATGGCTTAAATTTATCTGGACGACAGCATTGCTTGCAAATGGGCGTGAAATTGTGATTTTCATATCGTTGTAGGATCtatctatgttatttattacattgtctACTTGTAGCGGGGCTACGTTGTGGTTACTTTGCAATTTACCGCGACGTTTGGTGCTTCCAGAGTTAATGTACGATCGTTTTAAGGAATTCTGACTCAGCAGTGTATGCGCGAAGGAACTGTATTCATGAATTTTGTCCGTCCATTTGTAACTGTTTACTAATTGAGTGTATAATGCTTGTCGATCTTGTGTTGTTTCCTGACTCAAAAATGTCGTGTTTCCCAGGTTGAACGGTGCAGTAGGTATTGGTAGCCCATTAACAGTTTGTTCTAAATctcgtaaatttatatttacattacttaAAAGTTCTTGAAGTTCTACCAAAAACTTGTCTTTGCCGTCTTCGCCGTGATCGGCTCTCAGTCCATTTGATAATGTTTCAAATACATGACTAACGCTCGAACGAAGAGTTCTCAGCGAAGTTAATGCTGAGTTAAGTTGATCTACGTTTATAGTTTGATTCATATTAACaaacttataataattctttattgttTTCAGATTTACCAAACAAAACGCACATTCTTTCAAAACTTACTAGTCAATTACTCTATTATATTGTCtatttgacattgacagttgattttttaattaaggttCGTATGGTAGGAATCTGTACTTTAcagtctttatttatattaaataggtacACTGTTACgtttcaaaagaaaattaatttgctcatggtttttattaaatttagttatcttattattttttctaataaaatataaagtctcATCTTTAAATGCACTTACCTGTTCtcatacaaaaaattattagtaattatatttaaaacaggaaataaataaaatttctatataaaattgcaAAATCTATTGCAATTTTGTACTGGTtaccgaatattttttatataaaaaaatataaatgatacatttaatatactttagtaaggtctaataacaaatatattaataattat
Proteins encoded:
- the LOC125065989 gene encoding centromere/kinetochore protein zw10 homolog; protein product: MTGNQNSLSKKIDQKESVNMAEYDVESIINKIVNNNETNWTPQEKMPLIIKEIDQLKLDVRTYLDNCDYDVAALLNEGAELCADSKALVNEMETCKKEIEDETMAEILKSLESHDQIAKELQSVNYAMNIIVDIIKCSEYLREFNEGREAQSYSKAIEAVDDLLEFIETAADGFKQLEVYVNTKNTAKLIFDTLLHDLNQEWSRMVSFSCKPGPRKTVFNFNITLDNSEASKDILIALDKSNGLVHKISEFAEFLKREVIIEILKNDSSFYAETENTATVTIHHKQNQLPHYRVPISNIRLLFRFLNDKFKLKFKNDKTIMKILGNFISKDICDMMIKYCLIHTIPNNMNDLQCYTNITTEIQNFQIFLIAIKIFPETGVTLLKYMDDIDVLFAYRSSEHFLDTARTIMLKDLSVTMSIGVEKIPEESTPSENFSGDSHTAEALEIFGKTLPHSLFYFPRCMISKTAQELLDLVYVIMEQAVQCQGIVAKKMYYTVRFIFELYDAVVPYSHENYLQTIPQYVALFHNNCMYLAHNLQTLGDKWLCLMEGQELGYAIGFIDLVQKLRELGYRHLAMHMQQQRKQILDNIRSSDLNCIVVKDVLGENAEAAVRQCLRQLQLLKNVWIGVFPSNVFTRLMATLVNMFVDELIHRVCTVEDISMEMATQLTEMYTLVVQKTPQMFQNSSDVEKYVKSWVKLQELIFVLGGSLKDIENHWKDGTGPLAVNFEVEELRSLIKALFQNTQFRANLLSKIK
- the LOC125066194 gene encoding RCC1-like G exchanging factor-like protein, with amino-acid sequence MNAIKLFVQRRYPSFLVYRTATTKKKIHDPREEEKLPIFQYPVSKSSDRRVYVWGLAETGALGIHMPRSKKTGKKSYRNNFTFVTYPKRSSFCERFDVTKIACGYGFTVAAVKTSEQHKVFGTGINTDSQIGYHAPRIGKPLEMLLSPAPIYIPYTSLETKITGLAAGRAHTLILTDNEGVYTLGNNAYGQCGRKINANEEYRGSMASHNIKKLGKEKIVDICCGQDHSLFITESGNVYSCGWGADGQTGLGTYENQGFPAAVKGDITSEKIVKVASTADCVLALNDKGELFGWGNSEYGQVPMATNQQQVNMSYALVKFTKGLGKIVDVAAGGSFCLICNEHGDAFVWGFGLLGLGPNVQHAKEPKQIPTPLFGRNEFNPEQMVTNVACGIGHLAAVTNNGDLYMWGRNRHGCLGLGHGKDQHFPLKISIGAHVLSVDCSVDHTIAMCQPFT
- the LOC125066202 gene encoding mediator of RNA polymerase II transcription subunit 27; translated protein: MNQTINVDQLNSALTSLRTLRSSVSHVFETLSNGLRADHGEDGKDKFLVELQELLSNVNINLRDLEQTVNGLPIPTAPFNLGNTTFLSQETTQDRQALYTQLVNSYKWTDKIHEYSSFAHTLLSQNSLKRSYINSGSTKRRGKLQSNHNVAPLQVDNVINNIDRSYNDMKITISRPFASNAVVQINLSHVLKAVVAFKSLLMEWVMVKGYGETLDLWTESRHHVFRKVTENAHAAMLHFYSPTLPELAVRSFMTWLHSYVNLFSEPCKRCGCHLHHTSMLPPAWRDFRTLEPFHDECKQ